The Pseudomonas chlororaphis subsp. piscium genome contains the following window.
TTGGGCGGTTCGCCGGCAGCATCCAGGCCCGTTATGAAACCAACCTCGGTTTCCGGGTGCCGGGGCGCATCGCCAATCGCAACGTCGATGTCGGTGCCGAGGTGGGCAAGGGTGCCTTGCTCGCCACCCTCGACCCCACCGACCAGCAGAACCAGTTGCGCTCCGCCCAGGGCGACCTGGCCCGGGTCGAGGCGCAATGGATCAATGCCCAGGCCAACGCCCGGCGTCAGCAGCAATTGTTCGATCGCGGCGTGGGCGCCCAGGCGCAGCTGGACATCGCCCAGACCGACCTGAAGACCACCCGCGCCTCCCTGGAACAGGCCAGGGCCGCGGTCAACCAGGCCCGCGACCAGCTGGCCTACAGCGAACTGCGCACCGATCACGGCGGCGTGGTCACCGCCTGGATGGCCGAGGCCGGCCAGGTGGTCAGCGCCGGCCAGCAGGTGGTGACCCTGGCCCGCCCGGATATCAAGGAGGCGGTGATCGACCTGCCGGCGAGCCTGGTGGACCAGTTGCCGGCCGACGTGGTGTTCAAGGTCGCCTTGCAGCTGGACCCGAGCGTCAACACCACCGCCGTGGTACGCGAGATCGAGCCCCAGGCGCAGAGCGCCACCCGGACCCGGCGTTCGCGCCTGACCCTGACGGAAACCCCACCCACCTTCCGCCTCGGCACGGCCATCAGCGTGACCCTCAGCTCCGCCATCGTCCCGCGCACTGAAGTGCCGCTGTCGGCCCTGCAGGAGGTGGACGGCCAGACGCGGGTCTGGATCGTCGACCCACAGGCGCGGACCGTGGCGCCGCGAGAGGTCACGGTGCTCAGCCGCGACCATGATTCGGCGTTGATCAGCAGCGGGATCAAGATCGGCGAGCGGGTGGTGAGCGCCGGTGTGAACAGCCTCAAACCGGGGCAGAAAGTCAAAATCGACGAGGACAGCCCACGATGACGCCGGCCACGAAAGGGAGCTTCAATTTATCCGAGTGGGCCATCAAGCATCAGTCGTTCGTCTGGTACCTGATGTTCGTCGCCCTGCTGATGGGCGTGTTCTCCTACATGAACCTGGGGCGCGAGGAAGACCCGTCCTTCACCATCAAGACCATGGTCATCCAGACCCGCTGGCCAGGCGCGACCCAGGAGGAAACCCTCAAGCAGGTCACCGACCGCATCGAGAAAAAACTCGAAGAGCTGGACTCCCTCGACTACGTGAAAAGCTACACCCGTCCCGGCGAATCGACGGTCTTCGTCAACCTGCGGGACACCACCAGCGCCAAGGACATCCCCGAGATCTGGTACCAGGTGCGCAAGAAGATCAACGACATTCGCGGCGACTTCCCCCAGGGCCTGCAAGGGCCGGGGTTCAACGACGAGTTCGGCGATGTGTTCGGTTCGGTCTACGCCTTTACCGCCGACGGCCTGAACATGCGCCAGCTGCGCGACTACGTGGAGCAGGTGCGCGCCGAGATCCGTGAAGTGCCGAACCTGGGCAAAGTGGAAATGGTCGGCGAGCAGGATGAAGTCATCTACCTGAACTTCTCCACCCGCAAGCTGGCGGCGCTGGGCATCGACCAGCGCCAGGTCCTGCAAAGCCTGCAAGCGCAGAATGCGGTGACCCCGGCGGGGGTGATCGAGGCCGGGCCGGAGCGGATTTCCGTGCGTACCTCGGGGCAGTTCGCCTCGGAGAAAGACCTGGCCACGGTCAACCTGCGGCTCAACGAACGCTTCTATCGCCTGGCGGATATCGCCGAGATCAGCCGCGGCTACGTCGACCCTTCGACGCCGCAGTTTCGCTATAACGGCCAGCCGGCCATCGGCCTGGCGATCGCCATGAAGAAGGGCGGCAACATCCAGGACTTCGGCAAGGCCCTGCACGCCAAGATGGACCAGCTCACCGCCAACCTGCCGGTGGGCGTAGGCGTACACACGGTGTCGGACCAGGCCGAGGTGGTGGAAAAAGCCGTCGGCGGCTTTACCAGCGCGCTGTTCGAGGCGGTGGTGATCGTACTGGTGGTGAGTTTCGTCAGCCTGGGCGTGCGCGCCGGGCTGGTGGTGGCGTGCTCGATCCCGCTGGTGCTGGCGATGGTCTTCGTCTTCATGGAGTACAGCGGCATCACCATGCAGCGGATTTCCCTCGGCGCATTGATCATCGCCCTGGGCCTGTTGGTGGACGACGCGATGA
Protein-coding sequences here:
- a CDS encoding efflux RND transporter periplasmic adaptor subunit: MKRLSLLLCAGLTLGACSKEEPAPEPVRPVLSFEVRAESEESLGRFAGSIQARYETNLGFRVPGRIANRNVDVGAEVGKGALLATLDPTDQQNQLRSAQGDLARVEAQWINAQANARRQQQLFDRGVGAQAQLDIAQTDLKTTRASLEQARAAVNQARDQLAYSELRTDHGGVVTAWMAEAGQVVSAGQQVVTLARPDIKEAVIDLPASLVDQLPADVVFKVALQLDPSVNTTAVVREIEPQAQSATRTRRSRLTLTETPPTFRLGTAISVTLSSAIVPRTEVPLSALQEVDGQTRVWIVDPQARTVAPREVTVLSRDHDSALISSGIKIGERVVSAGVNSLKPGQKVKIDEDSPR